The genomic region AACGAGGAATCTAtggtaaaacatgaattggaaatcaaacagagatctccactaacctttgtctagttttcgttaattgacacttttgttcttacatgtaaatcactttaccaattattccgaataccgataAAAagtaaaggtttcctaaatcaaagtggacctctcaacagagactcgtaatcatacaatgtatctgataaatcaatcatttgatattatcttctaattccatcgacaatcatattgaaacaaatacgttcatgtaaagtattatacgtttaatacattgttagcattctcaagttataatatatatacgtgtatatatatatatatatatatatatatatatatatatatatatatatatatatatatatatatatatatatatataatcatattcacttttgtaatggttcgtgaatcgccggaatttggtcgaggttaaatgaatgtatgaacacagtttaaaattctcgagacttaacttaacaaactttgcttatcgtgtcggaaacatataaagattaaagtttaaatttggtcggaaatttccgggttgtcacattcgtTTCGTGATATATGTCATTAAGACAATCCTGATAGCATGGATACCCTGTTTGGGGGTAAAATTGTTGTCTTTGGTGGTGATTTCAGACAAATATTACCTGTTATTCAAAAAGGTAAAAGAGAAGATATAGTAGCTGCATCTCTAAATTCTTCTTATTTGTGGGATCATGTTTCTGTTTTAAAACTtacagttaacatgagattatgtggTCTTCAAATGACTTTAAACGATGTCGATACTAAAAATTTTGCTCACGGATACTAGACATAGGCAACGGTAATGTCTGTGAATCTGAAGACGGAGTTTTTGATATTGAAATTCCACAAGATCTTTTGATAACAGATGCGGATGATCCAATTGGTTCGATCATCTCAACTATTTATCCAGAATATCTTCTTAATCTTGGTAATTTAGAGTATTATCAGCAACGTGCAATTCTTGCTCCAACTAATGAAGTTGTTAAcatcattaatgataaaatgatggAGTCTCTGGAAGGTGAAGAAAGGTCATATTTGTGCTCAGACAGTATATGTCCGTCATAGAGAGACGCTgactttaattatgaactataCACTACCAATTTCCTAAATAGTATTGAAGTTGGTGGCTTATCAAAGCACAATCTGAGGCTCAAAGTTGGTGTACCCGTTATGTTACTTCGAAATATTGATCATTCAGGAGGTCTATGTAACGGTACACGTTTACAAGTTGTTCACTTAGGGGAAAAAAAAATCATAAAAGCAAAAATTTTAACCGGGACTAACGTGGGGAACATAACAGCT from Rutidosis leptorrhynchoides isolate AG116_Rl617_1_P2 chromosome 9, CSIRO_AGI_Rlap_v1, whole genome shotgun sequence harbors:
- the LOC139869260 gene encoding uncharacterized protein, whose product is MDTLFGGKIVVFGGDFRQILPVIQKGKREDIVAASLNSSYLWDHVSVLKLTVNMRLCDIGNGNVCESEDGVFDIEIPQDLLITDADDPIGSIISTIYPEYLLNLGNLEYYQQRAILAPTNEVVNIINDKMMESLEGEERSYLCSDSICPS